From Oryza brachyantha chromosome 9, ObraRS2, whole genome shotgun sequence, a single genomic window includes:
- the LOC102709310 gene encoding uncharacterized protein LOC102709310: MEWRDSFLDLILIPLSLLVPMAYHVWLWRAVRLSPLRTAAGVNAAARRLWAVSMTKDNEKKAVLVVQSLRNVIMGSTLMATTAILFCTGIAAVLSSTYTIKKPLSDAVFGAHGEYMMALKYVALLLVFLVAFLCHSLAICFLNEASFLVNTSSTLLPSSSSDEGRRLLGLPSTMDYIDEVLERGFTLSFAGNRIFFAGVPLLLWIFGPLLAFLSSLVMIPILYNLDVVNPKPAAASSTNGKLDKINGAAAIDCATHV; encoded by the exons ATGGAGTGGAGGGACAGCTTCCTGGACCTGATCCTGATCCCGCTCAGCCTCCTCGTCCCCATGGCGTACCACGTCTGGCTGTGGCGCGCCGTCCGCCTCAGCCCgctccgcaccgccgccggcgtcaacgccgccgcccgccgcctctGGGCCGTCAGCATGACCAAG GACAACGAGAAGAAGGCGGTGCTGGTGGTGCAGTCGCTGCGGAACGTGATCATGGGGTCGACGctgatggcgacgacggcgatccTCTTCTGCACGGGCATCGCGGCGGTGCTGAGCAGCACCTACACCATCAAGAAGCCGCTGAGCGACGCCGTGTTCGGCGCCCACGGTGAGTACATGATGGCGCTCAAGTACGTCGCGCTGCTGCTCGTCTTCCTCGTCGCCTTCCTCTGCCACTCCCTCGCCATCTGCTTCCTCAACGAGGCCAGCTTCCTCGTCAACACCTCctccaccctcctcccctcctcctcctccgacgagggccgccgcctcctcggcctGCCCTCCACCATGGACTACATCGACGAGGTGCTCGAGAGGGGCTTCACCCTCAGCTTCGCCGGCAACCGCATCTTCTTCGCCGGCGTCCCGCTCCTCCTCTGGATCTTCGGCCCCCTCCtcgccttcctctcctccctcgtCATGATCCCCATCCTCTACAACCTCGACGTCGTCAACCCCaaacccgccgccgcctcctccaccaacgGCAAGCTCGACAAGAtcaacggcgccgccgccatcgatTGCGCCACGCATGTCtga